The Labrys wisconsinensis genome contains the following window.
GGTTCGAGGTGACGGTCGGCGGCCCGCTGATCGTCAGCGACAAGGAGATGGCGCACAGGGCGGCCCTGCAGGGCATCGGCATCGGCTTCGTGGTGGAGGACACGGTGCGCGAGGACATCGCCGCCGGCCGCCTGGTGCCGCTGCTCGAACGCTGGTCGGCCCCCTTTCCCGGCCTGTTCCTGTGCTATCCCCGTCAGCGCCAGATGGCGCCGGCGCTGCGCGCCTTCATCGACGCGGTGCGGCGGCCGGATATGCTGGGTTGACGGAGACGATCCCGGTCAGCTCCTGTCCCGGGCGGCGAGCAGGCGCTTGATGCGGTCGAGCACGAGCCGGTGATCGTAGGGCTTGGCGAGGGCGGGGCCCTCGTCGCAGATGTCGCGCGCCTTGTCCGCTGCTGCGTCGGGCGATCCGGCCAGGACCACCTGGGTTCCCGGGCCCCGGGCGCGGATCCAGGCCGCCAGGGCGAAGCCGCCGTCCTCGGGCGTGCCGACATCCGCCAGCACGACGTCGACGGCCGGCGCCCGGCCGTCCTCGAACAGGAGGCGGGCCTCGGCGGTGCTGGCGGCCTCCAGCACCCGGTAGCCGCACGCGCGCAGATATTCGGCCAGCGGATGGCGGACGAGGATGTCGCCATCGACGATCAGCACGCAGGGCCGGCTCATGCGAGCCCTCTGCCGGGTAGGCCGAGCATGTGCCGGATGACGGCGACCACGGCTTCGATCTCGTAGGGCTTGGGCACGAAATGGGGACAGCCGCTCTCCTGCGGGGGGCCGCCGCCGGAGGTGAGGATGACGGGCAGGGCGGGCGCGGTGTCGCGCAGCGTCGCGGCGAGATCGACCCCGCTCTTGCCGCCGGGCAGCTGCACGTCGGAGAAGACGAGATCGGGCAGGCCGCCGCCGTCGATCCAGTCCAGGGCCTGCTGCACGGTCATGGCCTCGATCACGATGAAGCCGGCGCCGCGCAATTCCTCCGCAATCACCAGACGCTGGATGAGGTCGTCCTCCACGACCAGGATCGATCTCGGTGCCGGCGTGGGTTCCTGTAACGGCAGCATGCCTGCTGTTCCCCATGTCGCGGATGAATGCGCCCGCGCCGGGGATGTTCCATCGGTCCGATGTATCGCCGCCGTAGTCGCGATCCCGGCCAAACGCCCGGTCAGGCGGGCAGGCCGGCTCCGGCGGCGACGCGCGGCCCGTGGCCGGGCGGCACGGGCCTCCCGCGCAAGGGCAGCACCCGCCGCTCGAACAACCGTGTGGCGGCGTGACGATCGACCGGCTCGGAGAACAGATAGCCCTGGCCGAGAGCGCAGCCGAAATTGCGCAGCAGCGCCAGCTGCCCATCGGTCTCGACGCCCTCCGCGACGACGCGGGTGCCGAGCTTGCGGGCGATGCCGACGAGCCCTTCGACGATCACCGAGCTCGGCCCGGCGGGGCCGAGCTGGGCGATGAAGGACTTGTCGATCTTGATCATGTCGACAGGCACGGTCAGAAGATGGGTGAGCGAGGCGAAGCCCGTGCCGAAATCATCCAGGGCGACGAGCAGCCCGTCGGCGCGCAGCTCGCGGATGACGCGCGGGACCGCGAGATCGCCCTGACGCATGTAGACCGTCTCGGTCACCTCGATG
Protein-coding sequences here:
- a CDS encoding response regulator transcription factor, which encodes MSRPCVLIVDGDILVRHPLAEYLRACGYRVLEAASTAEARLLFEDGRAPAVDVVLADVGTPEDGGFALAAWIRARGPGTQVVLAGSPDAAADKARDICDEGPALAKPYDHRLVLDRIKRLLAARDRS
- a CDS encoding response regulator, which codes for MLPLQEPTPAPRSILVVEDDLIQRLVIAEELRGAGFIVIEAMTVQQALDWIDGGGLPDLVFSDVQLPGGKSGVDLAATLRDTAPALPVILTSGGGPPQESGCPHFVPKPYEIEAVVAVIRHMLGLPGRGLA